A part of Aegilops tauschii subsp. strangulata cultivar AL8/78 chromosome 2, Aet v6.0, whole genome shotgun sequence genomic DNA contains:
- the LOC141040700 gene encoding uncharacterized protein has translation MDDGKLTTLTEHITTHSTTVLEVVYTNDPRTVERIIKMYEEWLKEEKNKFVGLDLESERSQALVDFLQRKAVTFTRVDTRNDKTMLARACIKIPDERHVDIQRLFCIKGGGERDSMADLAAAIIDPSYKNMKKSFPKEKHQFWEWKPLSPIHLEYAAKDGYVSYELYRRILIIKNGLRHLHQQPMKERLRPRKSNDEGSSSGWKRRKGNSGW, from the exons ATGGACGACGGGAAACTAACAACACTCACCGAACACATCACTACCCACAGTACAACCGTGCTCgaggtggtgtacaccaacgacccaaGGACCGTGGAGCGGATCATCAAAATGTACGAAGAATGGCTAAAGGAGGAGAAGAACAAGTTCGTCGGCCTCGACCTCGA ATCCGAGCGCTCCCAGGCGTTAGTTGACTTCCTGCAACGGAAAGCGGTAACTTTCACTAGAGTCGACACCAGGAACGACAAGACCATGCTTGCCCGTGCATGCATCAAAATTCCAGACGAGCGCCACGTCGACATCCAGAGGCTATTCTGCATCAAGGGTGGTGGAGAAAGGGACTCCATGGCTGACCTTGCagcggccatcatcgacccctcaTACAAGAACATGAAGAAATCATTCCCAAAGGAGAAGCACCAGTTCTGGGAGTGGAAGCCACTTTCCCCGATACACCTTGAGTACGCGGCAAAGGACGGGTATGTTAGCTACGAGTTGTACCGTAGAATCCTAATCATCAAGAACGGGCTACGTCACCTCCACCAACAACCAATGAAAGAAAGACTCCGCCCACGTAAGAGCAATGACGAGGgatcttccagcggctggaagcGCCGGAAGGGAAATAGTGGTTGGTAA
- the LOC109761527 gene encoding uncharacterized protein: MDRFQDGHHVRLRSLVHRTYLHAADDGESVTLSQIHGSLNAVWAVHIYNGGDDAAVGCDYGGGQRLLLHSAAYGRYLAATATPARLGHRGLRAELRDYDQPGVEAVMWQAVGSGFGDDVVLLRNVGGRYLRANGRYIRWNAGVSVDNSFSSMMYWVVEPIPAREDMPALPAPPPNPPYGYLLGVIYPEPERLIRFVRALNDGHYPEDPEDGGWQQFWFRGRSAFRLRDDLGFLVGAGVYYPNIAMCVRAGRHGRLTPLVVDLPDGGYGETLEIVVFLADTPAYNDLRHPDVHAE; this comes from the exons ATGGACCGCTTCCAGGACGGGCACCACGTGCGGCTGCGGAGCCTAGTGCACCGCACCTACCTCCACGCGGCCGACGACGGGGAGAGCGTCACCCTCAGCCAGATCCACGGATCCCTGAACGCGGTGTGGGCGGTGCACATCTACAACGGCGGAGACGACGCTGCTGTCGGCTGCGACTACGGCGGCGGCCAGCGCCTGCTCCTCCACAGCGCCGCCTACGGCCGCTACCTCGCCGCCACGGCCACGCCGGCGAGGCTCGGCCACAGGGGCCTCCGCGCGGAGCTGCGCGACTACGACCAGCCGGGCGTGGAGGCCGTCATGTGGCAAGCCGTGGGGTCGGGCTTCGGGGACGACGTCGTCCTGCTCCGCAACGTCGGCGGCCGCTACCTCCGCGCCAACGGCAGGTACATCCGCTGGAACGCCGGCGTCAGCGTCGacaacagcttcagctccatgaTGTACTGGGTCGTCGAGCCCATCCCCGCCAGAGAGGACATGCCTGCCCTTCCTGCCCCGCCGCCG AATCCTCCATACGGATACCTCCTCGGGGTCATCTACCCGGAGCCGGAACGGCTGATCCGGTTCGTGCGGGCGCTCAACGACGGGCACTACCCCGAGGACCCCGAGGACGGAGGCTGGCAGCAGTTCTGGTTCAGGGGGAGGTCCGCGTTTCGCCTGAGGGACGACCTGGGGTTCCTCGTTGGCGCCGGCGTGTACTACCCGAACATCGCCATGTGCGTCCGAGCGGGCCGCCATGGGAGGCTGACCCCGCTCGTCGTCGACCTGCCCGACGGCGGCTACGGCGAGACCCTCGAGATTGTCGTCTTCCTGGCCGACACCCCTG CCTACAATGATCTGCGACACCCGGATGTCCACGCAGAGTAG